From Xylocopilactobacillus apis, a single genomic window includes:
- a CDS encoding ATP-dependent DNA helicase: MFANIHKLDLKEQEHEEDSGILLSAPTGKAAKALSDKTNFPAATIHRLLKVRDIEDRNSETDLISPDLLIIDEMSLVDTGLFAQLIRSLKTEPTIVMLGDVDQLPSVGPGQVFKDLINSDVLAVTTLQHNFRQDSGGNIINFASLVNSGEIYDSMEDDYEDLKMISASGDEIVPAIEKIVKEEIKEGTPITELQILAPMYKGKGVFLKLMIQLGSW, encoded by the coding sequence ATTTTTGCCAATATTCATAAATTAGATCTAAAAGAGCAAGAACATGAAGAGGATTCGGGAATTCTTCTATCCGCACCTACTGGTAAAGCTGCGAAAGCTTTAAGTGATAAGACTAATTTTCCGGCTGCTACAATTCATCGATTATTAAAAGTTCGAGATATCGAAGACCGAAATTCAGAAACTGATCTTATTAGCCCAGATTTACTAATTATTGATGAAATGTCACTAGTGGACACGGGTTTATTTGCGCAACTGATTAGATCGTTAAAAACTGAACCAACGATTGTAATGTTAGGAGATGTCGATCAGCTTCCTTCTGTCGGTCCGGGGCAAGTATTCAAGGATTTAATTAATAGCGATGTTTTAGCAGTTACTACTTTGCAGCATAACTTTCGCCAAGATTCAGGTGGAAATATTATTAATTTTGCCAGTCTTGTAAATTCTGGAGAAATTTATGACAGCATGGAAGATGATTATGAAGATTTAAAAATGATTTCAGCTAGTGGAGATGAAATTGTTCCTGCAATCGAAAAAATTGTCAAAGAAGAAATTAAAGAAGGAACCCCAATTACTGAACTACAGATTTTGGCTCCCATGTATAAGGGGAAGGGGGTATTTTTGAAATTAATGATTCAATTAGGCAGCTGGTAA
- a CDS encoding ATP-dependent RecD-like DNA helicase — protein sequence MGDKVIQLENDPEKDIYNGEIGIVKSVARVRGRVETRVLFDNDHEIVYEPDDLNQLTLAYAISIHKAQGSEFKTVIVTMNGRFDTMLRRNLLYTAVTRAREHLYLVGDLATFIRAAGLPSIIRTTGLVQRLDQKFEEDQDIPSISKEMQKVIPVKSELIEKKEPQINNQPKTYTLTPENYQNIDPMIGMSDISPTDF from the coding sequence GTGGGTGATAAGGTGATTCAACTTGAAAATGATCCTGAAAAAGACATATATAATGGTGAAATTGGAATTGTAAAGAGTGTCGCTAGAGTTCGTGGGCGCGTGGAAACGAGAGTTCTTTTTGATAACGATCATGAAATTGTTTATGAACCGGATGATTTAAACCAATTGACGCTTGCTTATGCAATTTCAATTCATAAAGCTCAAGGCAGTGAGTTCAAAACCGTAATTGTGACAATGAACGGCCGATTTGATACGATGCTGCGTCGTAATTTACTTTATACGGCAGTTACAAGAGCACGAGAACATCTTTATTTAGTAGGAGATCTAGCTACTTTTATTAGAGCAGCCGGATTACCGTCAATTATTCGAACGACTGGTTTAGTTCAAAGATTAGACCAAAAATTTGAAGAAGATCAGGATATTCCTTCTATAAGTAAAGAAATGCAAAAAGTTATTCCGGTTAAAAGTGAACTAATTGAAAAAAAAGAACCGCAGATAAATAATCAGCCAAAGACATATACTCTAACGCCTGAAAATTATCAAAATATTGATCCAATGATTGGAATGTCAGATATTTCCCCAACTGATTTCTAA